In Halictus rubicundus isolate RS-2024b chromosome 1, iyHalRubi1_principal, whole genome shotgun sequence, the sequence ggctggctggctctcGGGCTGTCGATCGTTCGCCGATCCTAGATCCTAGATCGGTCGATCCTCAGAACGGTTTCGCGGCCGATCGAGCGTGGATCTACCGCGGTTTCGCACGGTCGACGAGGGAAGAGCATGTTTCCGGATACCGGGAACATCACGTAGGACGCGTGCCGCAGCTGCATTCGCATCGAGATCACCTGAGATTGCACCTGTGGCCGAGGCGCCGCGTGCATCGAGCGCATCGGCGACGTCGTGATGTCAATTGCCGTTGCAACAGCCGCTGGCCAGGTAAACCAACGTCTTCAGTTACCTGTCCCATTTTAGGGTAACAGGCCTAAACAAATCGCTAACCGGTCGGAGACCGTTGAATTGAATGCCTTCTTGAGATGAACTTCGTAGACTCGTTAGTCGTCCCCGAAAGGTTTAAATAAGTCGtgattaggctgcggatctttatgcaaaataaacattgtttctATTAACCGTAGGACACAGAAACCAAATAGCGTATAAGCATAATTGTACAAATAGCATAATTGTTttctttaattgttttattatgtTGTAAGAAATGTGTTGATGTTCTGCAACACTTTTAGTCTTCTCATTATTCCAAATTACACACGCCCATATTTGCTGTaaacacataaaatccgcagtttagtcatAACACTGGAAAGTAGCCTAACTTGGACTTGTGCCTGGACTGAATCATATATATCTTGAGGAAGAACAATACTTGAACGTTATCAATGGTATTAAGCGGTCGGTATGAATCATATTTTGTGTCCGACTTAATTGTGCAACTTCGAGAGGAAGAATATCTACAGTATGACAGAGCGGCACTGGTTGTCTACGAATTGCAAATTACAGATCCATGTGAATTGCAACCCAGGTCCGGGTGTGGCTGTTTACTATTTCTCTGACTTGTCGACGCATCTGCGAGTTGTTTATCACCTGTCCGGTGAAGCGACTGAATCCCCTCGACGCCAATAAAATCTCGTTATCGTCCCGACTACGTTATTTGCTGTAGATAAGAGAACGAACAATACTCCGGAGCCTCTCTTTTGCCCGATACTTCTGATAGAAACGGGTATCGTTATTACGCCCAGGGAATGCGGTCTGGTTTTCTTCGATCCTCGGAAAGTTCCTCCTTCCGCGTTTTACATCGGCGAGGAGGTGTATCGCGATACCGTGAGAACCCTCGCCAGGGAACGCCGGTGAATTATCTCATTTCGTCCCAGCGATTCGGTCATCGGGAAACCGTGGTCGTTCATCCACGCTCGTATTAATTAATTACGGGGCTCGTCGCCCTGCGAACCGGTGATTAAACCGCGCGCTACGTGCCCGGccaattttcggttactttcgTGCCACCTGTGCCATACACGCCCTACCCTATGCAAAGTTTTAAAAGTTACTGTTTCACATTGTCTTATCAAAATAacagaaatgtatttatttagattttcagcAGTTTTCAGTGCAATATCAACAAATAAATCTATTGAATAATTCCTCCCGAATGCATCCTTACGCTCTTAAGAATCGCACATTTAATTGggttcttttattttttctaccgttttatatttcaccgcTTTCTCAGTTTTGTTGCAAACGCAAAAAATGCATTGTAATTATGAAGGTGCAGAGATTAGGGAATGGTTACAGAACGATGTGAACATTTTTCTGACGGATTGTTGACACAGTGGGGATCCCTAAAATTTGCTAGGGAAAATTTGGAAGAGCTCGAATGATGCGATCAATTCGAGCAAACGCAAGGCAGCCTGGTACGGTTTTAAACCGGCGACAACGGGAAACGCGCGTCGTTGCGGCTCGATCGTGACACCAGTGTAACTGTTTCCGGTCAGACACCCATCCACCGCCGCTTCCGGTATCGCTGTTACCCTCCCGTGAGCTCGAAACGAAAAGGGAATCGCTCTTGTTCTCCACTTCCCGTGTATAGTTTCTATCGTTCATCAAACTCCGCCTGAAATACGTTATTGTGCTGTCCCCCCGCTAATTTATTCAATCGCTTCTTTATTGTAACGAGTTTTACTCTTTGAAAGGACACAGGACGCGACGTTGCAATTCTCTTCAATAGACAATAAAATACAATGtcattcttttatttattactGAACTTCCGTTAAAAAAAATTCGTCAATACCAGTAATTGTGCAATCATTTacactgcggatgtttgtgcaattttcgatttttatagtgAAATTTTAAGAAAGCGGAATCACATAAAATCTTATTTCCAGTGGTAgtagcctttgtagatctgaaataaatcaaAATCCTACTAAATCTTGTCCATTTTTATATTCTGgaatttgttgaatattttcagaagccataaatgcataaagatccgatcGCATTCATGTTTAGTGCCGAATTTCTTAATTGAAACATCTGATCTCACAAGGTTCCGACGTTCTGATCGTCATCTTTCCAAAAGATTAGTTATCTGGGTGGTCGATTACCTCGTCACCGGCGCGTGAATCAGAACGATCGCCCAAAAACTGTGACAAAATCTCGCCGCCCGAACGCGGATCTGAAACAAAGAAAAATGTGTAAACGGAACAAAGGCAGATCGCGATCGGTTTTGTCGTCGGAACTCGAAGAAGCCCGATATCTCGAGGCGTAACGGAAATCTCGGAAAACCGTAATAACGAGCAGTGACTGTCTATTGCTCCATTTCATCATGGAACGGTACCGTTACCATCGGCGTGCCTTTTTCTTTTCGCCCGTAGAGATCCTCGAATAACCTCGATCCAAACGTTCGTCCGACGAGTCCTCCAAAAATTTGCGAAAGTCGCACACTTTCGGAGCACCCGGTACGTGGACACGCGCGTTAACAAAGTTCTAGCATTGTACGCGGGTGTAATTGGACGACAGGTGTACCAACGCCGCCGGTCTACACGGTGTCCGCGAAATCGGGACAAATCAAACAACTTTCATCGAGTACCAAGCGGTTTGATCGAGAATCGCTTTCTCGTTAATTCGTTGCTGCCGTCTTCGTTCTCTTTTTCGTTATCGAGTTTCGCGGAGTAGgacggggaggaggaggaggaggaggaggaggagagaacgCGGCATAATATTTCACGAATGCGTCGTCGAGTAGGCCAGTTTCGACCTTCGTTCTTGAATTTCTGCGTCGCTCGTCGCAAAACCACCGCGCGTATTTTCGAAACGGTAACTGCGCACGAGATTCGCCGGCGTTGAACAACGGGCCGAACAACAGAATGCCCACACCTGACCAACAACGGCCGGAATACATTAACGAATCCCTTTTCCACCTGACTATCGGTCACCTGACTCATTTCCGGCCCGTTAAACAGCCGAGCCCCCCGTGTACGCTCACCCGGACCCCGATACCATCGCGTTTTACCTTCTCGCATCCGTTTCGTCGGATTAACCTGTTCACCGGGACCAAACAGAGATCATTCCTATCCTGCCGCGACTCTCGTTCGCTCGCCTATTCCTCCAGCATTTAATAACATTTATTAAATCCTGCTCGGAGTAATTGTTACTCTGAATCGCGAGTGCTCACCGCCGGAAAATTAATCCGCATATCTGTTCCCCGCATTTTGCACATTCTTTCTCGTAAGCGATTAAGGTAAACAGTGTCGTTCGTGTGCAACGCAGTCGTGTATTTGTAACAGATTGCATATCCAGGGGTTCTCACATTTGATCTTACGCTACCCGAGCTACGATTGTGTGCAAAAATCTTTTACAACACTGACTTATCTGCCTTACCTTGCTCTTTGACATTCTACCGTAGCGCATTATTCCTTCGTTTGAACATAAAACGTGGTTAAACGTGTACTAGTTAGTACGAAGACGTTGTTACAATGACAACCAGACTGCGAATCCTTGTTGCATTTATATCACGTGCAAATCTATAAACCATGGGAGAACATTGATACGAACCAGAACCAGTTTCTATTATCGTTCTCACtggaataaatttgttattcTAGGAAAAATATTATCCTATTATCCCTTATCCTGGATCTCTTAATACTTTCCACTTGAGCTGTTTGGATTCTATAATTTCATCTTTCATATTTTCGTTACTATTTTCATTTACTCGTGCGGCGCTTGAATGTTCAGCTATTTATGAAACACAAAGACACTGTAGgaattgttttcaattataGCAATTCATAGTGGCGCCTTAGAGGGAACGgtcgagtgcaaggggttaactatATAACTTTAATAATTTGCTCAAGAAAATGTGGAGGTCCCGAATTTAGTTGCCAAACCTAATATAAGAAACTCGAGTCTTTCAAGGGGTTAACATAATCTACGAAAATCAGAATAGAAAGTCTAAGTTAGGAAAAGGAAGAACGGGCGTTAATTAAATTGGCGATAGGGGAATGGTCCGTGTGGCGCGTTGATAACGTTATCCGTTCCTGCGGCGACAGAACCGTGGTtcgaggatcgaggatcggttGTTTGTAGCGAGGCGAAACGGTGGCCGAAGGCCAGACGGAAAGAGAGCGAAAGAAACGATCGAGTGCAGCGCGCAAGGTGCAACGCGTGCAACGCGTGCCACGCTGCGCCTCGCCGCGCGACAGCTGTTTTCCGTTTTAAGCCGAGACGTTAAGCCCGTTTTTAATTCCGCGGCTGAACGCGTTTTCGGGACGCTCGACGATGACGATAATGACGCGAGCACGAGGGGTGAATCTTCCCCCTTGCCCTTCTCATCGATTCCCCCCTTCTTTTTCCCCCCCGGTACCCCTAAGACAGCCGGTCGAGGCGCACAACAATTTCTCGGTCGTTTCGCTCGCTCCACCCTGGAATTCCAACGAATAAATTTCACTCCTTCTTCCCAGCGAATATATTCAACGTTGTCCTTGGGTTATGAGGCAGGTGATCCCCGGCAACGATAACAAGGATTGATTCTATTTGCGACAGGGCTGAGAGTTCTGAGGGCTAAGGGCTATGGAGGACGAGGACTTCGGGTTCACCGAGAGGGACAAAGCTATCCTCGACAAGGTCCTGGTCTCCTCAAAAGCCACGGTGGAGCACGGCCTCTCCTCGACTGCGGTGcgtttttcgaaaattgttcgtccgaatattttcgcaatCCCCTGACAATTATCCCCTCGATCGATAGTTGAGATTCGTTTCCTTGAAAATTCGGACAGTCCCGCTTCGATCGAGATGTGTTTTTTAGGCAAACACTGCACCTGAAGTGCATTATTAAGGAAAGCATACCCCCCTCGACAAttgagattttttaaaaattttttccgacgGTTAATGCATCTAAAATGATTATTCAAGTCTACAGGATATTAACAGacttacataattttttttttaaataacgttCATCAGGGAACAGTAGGGTTTGGATAACTAGGATTGCAAAATTCCAACACGTCTCTTCGAACAAACCAAGCAGCTGCAAGTTAAAGTTTTTTTCTGACGAAGCAAATTTCTTCAAAATATTGTGTTGTGATGAATACCGTTCAATAACACTACGCGGTACGTTTCAAAACATTGCAGAACGAGTCGGACTCGTGACTCACAATCATCCTGTGTATCTTTATGAAAATACTCGGAATCAATGGACTAATTGGTGAATTCAAGGATTAAGTAGAAACTTGCTTCGATATTAATCTATATGCTCGAGACTATTAACCCTGTGGATAACTAACCTTTACCACAATATTTTCCTGAATTAACGGTGTCGATCTGTAAACACGACTAACGTGCAATGCTTTATAATAATGGAAGAATGCATTTATTTAACGCTAAGCCTACCACGGTGAAAATGACcgatatattttacaattaccgaaactataaaaatttacATAtgggaaaatagtggaataaatttccttgtccaagcatttattctATCGAAAATCACGGACAATCtcgataaatttagggttgccatttttaaacTGTATACAACCTTTACTAGAATATGCACTTCGATAGAGAAATTGCTTCAATAAAAAGCAATACGCacttcaatgaaaaagttcaataaaaaaagttcgaaaatctTTCACGAATGGAATATTTATAATTCTACCAATTGCGAATGAAAAAACTCGAAAACACTGTGAACAATACGCGAGTGTTGTAGTTCCATTGTGAAATTCCATGTAATTTTGTTTCCCTGAAAAGATCGAAAGGGGACTGCTTCCTGTTACGAACTTTGGTATTTAATATCGAGGAACAATTCCCAGCTTTGTGCATGGTCAATAGTGTGACCAGTAAACAGTAGAAAAAGCCACGGAGCGTCCGCGGGAAAAAATGTCGGTGGTTACGGGCGGTCTGGTCAACggccagagagaaagaggggtaaattttgaaattcgttAGGCGGGAGGAGAGATGGTTGGTGGGTCTGGATCGGTGATGACAGCGCCGTTATCCGGGGCGACCGAGGCCGGAAACGCCGTCCCTGAGCGGGCAGCGACCGCCTCTTCATCCTCTCCGGCTTCCTCAGTCGTTTCCAACCCGCCGAACATACCGAACGTGGTCGAGTATCACCTGAAAGTGAAGCCTGGACAGACGCAGAGAGCCTGCCAGTTAGATAACAGTCCAGTGAGTACCGATCAACCTCGAGAGCCCATTATTCCATTAACCGATCGCGTTCGTGGTTCTCAAACCAACGTTCATTTCGCGATTTGATGAACATCGTCGCATCTTCGACTGTCTTCAACGTTCCGCGATAATAACTAGTTTCACTCGGCACCGATAGCTCTATAGAGAGAATTATATATCAGACGAAAACGTGTTTCTAACGCAGAGAAGTCAGACCACGGACGAGATGAAGAAAGAGAAGAGCCCCGTGTCCTCCACTGACAAAAAGAAGGACCTCGTGTCGAGACTATCCCGGCTATCCATCGACAACAACGTCTTCGAGGGTTCCACCGACCTGCCTCAGGTGTTTCAGGTATATATTTCGTTGTTTACCTTTTACCTGCTCCCGCTAGCCCGTTTAAAGCCCGCAGGTTCGGGGGGATAGACATCCTTGTAATCTCTCCGAGCATACTGACGTCCTCTTCAACGGGACAATGGACCCCTGTTACCTCTCTTTTCCACGAAACGAGCTATGATTCTTACCTCCCACTCTACTGGTCTCTGGGGCCCCTAAGGCCCACTCGAATTCTTCCGTTAGTAATCGCTGGCGATCTCTATGACAATTTCCTAATTTCTCTGTAAAAGGCGTTGCACTTTTTATCGTCCTCGCTCCTGATCTTTAAGGCCTCGTAAGGCCCAGAAAAATCCTTCCTCTGGCGATCTCTCGATGTAAATACCTTTCACTAGTAATTTATATAACAACCGGCTCCTAATTTCTTCATAAAATGCGCCACACTTTTTATCGTTCCCTCTCCTGGTCTCGAAGGCCCTCCAAGGCCCAAACGAACACTTCCCTCTGACAATCTCTCGAAACTAATATCTTTTTCATCAACCATGTAACGGGTTCTGCAAAACACTCTATACTTTTACCTTCCTCTCCTAAGGCCCCTCTATGGTAAAGACGAACCCCTCCTCCTTCCTCAAAAGATTTTCTAAACAATAGACACAAATTACCAAGACATGAAGGTCCTTAAAGAGCATTCTTCTTGATTATAAAAATAGGTTAAAATCAAAGTAGAAGTGGGGTCCTTCCCTGGTAAGGCCCACTTTGTCCCCGGCAATTTCCATGACAATGGGCCTCGTGTTTCTTAATTTCTCTACGAAAAATACTTCTTACCATCCTGTCGCTTTGGGTCCCTTGGGGGCAGACTGGGAACCCTTTCCCGGACAGTGTATAAAGGGCCCAAGGCCCCGCATAGGCTTAATTATCTACCTGAGCGAAGCCGCGCGTGGGAGAGACTAAAGGGGAGAGCTCTTTTCAGGTGAAATATTTGGGCTCCCATGACGCGAGGGGCCTCTGGGGCATCAAGCACACGAGGAGGCCCGTCGATAACATGGTGGCTGCCGCGAAGGCCTTACCGACCAACACCATGCTGCCTCTGATCAAGCTGGTCGTCTCGCAAGAAGGCGTAGCCCTCCTTCCCATCGAGAAACGGAAACAGGAGAGCAACTTCAGCAAGATGTACGCCATAGAAACTATCTCCTACGGTGTCCAGGATCTCGTCTACACCAGGGTGTTCTCCATGATCGTGGTCAGGGAGACGGAGAACTTCAGGAGAgtctcgccattcgagtgccatgGGTTCGTCTGCGAATCGAAGCATCACGCGAGACAGCTGACCTACGCGCTGGCTACTGCCTTCGAGATTTACTCGAGGACCGTCAAAGCGCAGGATAAAATGGCAGAGATGGCTGGCAATACCGCGAAAAAGAGGTTCGCTATCGATTTGAGGAGTCCCGAGGAGATGGAGGCCGAGTTAGCTATGGACTCCGAGGCCTAGTTACCTTTTTCTTTTCAATCGAGTTTTATTTCTTTGTTGATTCGGTTAAATTGTTTGACGATGAAAGGACCTCTCCTCGGAGGACTACACAGGGTACAGCGGGAGATAATTTATATCTGTACAGAGTATATTTGTAGGTGTAAGTTAGTTTGCGAGAAGCGTTGATACTCGAGTGGACTATCTTTGAActaataattgtttaatgtcGATGCAGTTATTTGGAGGCTTTGTTGGTCCTCCGTTATCGTACTGTGGTTCTAATGCTGTGAAAATCTGTGttgttagtagactgcggaattttatgcagaataaaaatagtTTGCCTTCGTTGCCAGATATAGGAgccacatagacatttatttcttttctgaataatCTTAACGAGTTGGAAATGGTCCAACAGTATTTTCAAGttctaatgtcttcacagtttttcatctatatatttttatcataaaagcgtaaaatccgcagtctatctgTTATCGGTCTTTAACCACCAGAGAAATTATGGACCCTATGCGaatgttctttttctttttggtgaAATCATACACGACAAAAATGTTCTAATCACCAGAGCTGTAAAAGAAATCATAGAACAAGAGCTAAATCCGCTCGAGGGCTAACCCTCGCGCAATTAGACTAGCAGATTAAATCTGCTATTAACGACGCAAGCGATCACCGGATTGCGTGCTTCTTCGATTGTAAATAGAATTCACCCCTGTATAAAGCGAAGTAGCATACAGCACGGAAATAAACGTGAAGCCGTTGAAATCTGATATACTATTTCTGTTATACGTTCGTTGTTCAATGTTTGAGTGTTTTAGTTTAGGCGATCGATCGTTAGGGGTTCGTCCAGGCACGAATCGTATCTCGAGTTGTACTTAAAAAAAGATTCTGTTTCGAAAGAGGCTTGTCGTGAGATCGTGTGTGGGCAGCGAGAAAGGTCGATGACTGTTGattgttaattattttatcGGCATTTAGAGGAGGCATAGGCACTGCCTATCCACGACATAATGGCTAGTTATCCAAAGATACCAGGTAGGGGGAAGGAGCCGAAGATCGCCGTCCGTTCTCGGTGACTTTCGCGTTTGCAAAAGGAAAACCAGATTGGATTATATCTCTAGCCGCtttgtgtgtgtgcgtgtgcgcgtgtgcTCTTTATCTTCGTCTTCGATTGTACAGTAGACAGTTTGTTTCTTTtcactcttttctctctctctttctgcttCTGTTATTTATTTCCGTTGTACCGTTTAAGTCTGCAAAACCAATATCGATACATATCAGTTGTTGTAAATAAACGTCGAAGCGAGTCACGTCGATAATCGACCACCCCGCTTTCGTCGCGACGTAATCATTAGCAAAAGTTTCGTTCTAGCCGTTAAGTCGCTTTAATTCAATCGCAAAACGAGATACCGTGTCGTCCGAACGACGACTCGGTTCTCCTCTCACCGGTTCTAGGCTTGGGACACTTGTGTAACACTGTTAATCGCGCTCTAGGGCTACTTACTTATTATCATAGTGATCCAATTGTCAGTATTAGCGAGCTGTATCGACACGCTAcgtacaataaattttttacgGACACTTTAACCCATATTTATTTGCAACGCTCCAAAGCTTACGTATCTCGGCGGatttacataatattacatttaCAATATATTGCACACTTTTTACACTCGCCACGCACGGAGTCGCACATTCTCTCACACTCTGACAATCGTTTTTTAGATTAATACTTAAATACTAGGCGAGCCAGCGCTCGATCAAGTTTCGGGCAAGCAGATTCGATTCTTCAGGATCTCTCGCGGTACACAGTCTAAATCGAGAACCGTTTTCATTCAGCGTATAAATATCACTGACGTCGCGCCAATTGCTTCCGGTTCAGAATCCTGGAAGTCCTGGAGGGCGGTTTGCTGGAGATCGGCTCCACCGAGTCCGATTCCTTGGTCGCCTGATCGGTGTCGTTCTCTTCCTCCTCCGACTCCTTGCCGATCGCCTCGTTCAAACTGTAGAAGCTCTCGGACTCCTCGCAGGGTATCGAGTTTTCCGTTCGCGTGCACACGAACGTCGCCTAACGGAACCAAATTTTATCGTGAACCACAGATTAACGCACGTTTCGACCTCCAGgtgaaagagaaaaattcttCTGACACCTGTATTGCGACTAATCTCATTAGAACATTCTGCGAGGAAGTTAAACCTTTTTCTAAAACCCAAAAAGAATATCTTCCAAAACTATCCTCACTAAGACACCCTCTTAGAGACTCAAATCATTGCCGAGACCAAGAAGAATATTTTCCCAACATTTTACCTGGCGGCTAGATTTATTTAAAGAGGCTTCACTTTAGTTAGCCTCGTCGTAGAACGTTTCTATAGAAGCTTTGATGGATTGCCTGTAAAATGTTCTTTTTGATCCTAACTTATCCGCTAGTCTTGACGATAGCAATTTGTTCCTACTCCCCAGCTAGACAGGCGTTAATCTCCGGCAGCTAATCGTCTCACCTGATTGAACACTGTCTCCGCGGGACAGATGAAGCTCCACCTGGTCGAGCCTCTAACCTGAGGCTTGCAGACGTGGAAAACCTGGCAATCGTTCTCCATGTCAGCATAGTATCCATAGATTCTGTCCTGGCAGGAGAAATTATCCACGATGTTCTCCCTGATCAGCGTCGCGTTGTCCGGCAGCTCCAATCCCCCAGTCTTGTTCTGCTTTATAGTGATTCAAAAAACATTTTAACGCTTTGCGTTTAGAGGCTTTTCCCAGATCGTCTACTCAAGCCCGTCCACGCATTATAGAAAAGAATCAACGGAAAGAATGGTTTCATTAATTGATAAACCAAAATGGTAGATTATAAGATTATCAGCAATTTTTCCGTGTCCCTGCAAAAGGGACATTCGAGTTGCTAAATAGATATAAGATGTCTGGACAGAGGATATCAACGGTCTTCTGGAAAGCAAAGATTAATAGTCGGAGACCAAATATTTAGATCAACAAAGAACCACAACTGCCAGCAATCTTTGGCAGATTTTTCCTAATTTTCTGACTGGATTCGCAATGTCTTCTTATGGGAGATAGTCGACAGCAAAGGGTCGATTATGTTTGACCCATATTTCGATAGGTCTGAGACAAACCTTGAACTCCGGTGCGGGTCGCCTCGACTTGGGTGGCTGCGGTAGCGTGAGAACGACGGCGAACAGGCCCAAAAGGGACACGATCAGGAGCGATTTCGGGATCGTCATTTTGTCGAAGATGTGTGAGCGATTCTTCGAAACCTGGCAAAGTTTCGAAAAGCGAGTACCGCGGCCGAGGGTCCTGAGAAGACTGATGATTCGATCCGCGGAAGGGTGTTATATAGCGGGCTGCGCCGTAAGGATCTTGAATATTGTATGAATGGCCGATTCTCGGTAGGCAGATATTAGTAAGTTCATCACGTTTGGTCTGCCAATGACCATCCAGACGTCCACATCATCCTCGAAGGCCCGATGCAAATTCCCCTCGACTCCCGATGTGCCGAATGATACGCTCTGTCTCTCACCCGTGCACCCACCATGGAATACCATGCCGCCCTGCTCGGTCTCGACCTTTATTACTTGATCATTCACCGATCGTACAGCACACCGCCATTCAAACCGAGGATCTGGCCAGGTGGCCCGGGTGAGGAGTACTCCGTTCGTTGGTTTCATCAAGGAGGATTCATTTGCTGAGCAAGACAAAGGGGCATTAATATGCCCTTAAGTTCTCCGCGTCCGGTCGAACTGCAAAACAGCTACCTACCCTCCGATGAGTTTCGGGTACGTTGTAGAAATCGATCTTTCCTTCGCCCATGTCCTCCGCTACTGTCGCGCAAAGGTAAAAGTTGCCGGAAACGTTGACATTTATAACGTAttgaaaaataatcgaaatCGGAGGGTATTTCACCCCGCCTTCCGTCGACCGCGAGAAATTATTCCTGAAAGGAATCGGGTGCGGCGGAGAGTCCTCTCTATGAATAACCCGAGGACGTGCTCGGCTGTCCGAAGGTCGGATGCAAATCGCGCGCTGGAATCGAAATAAACCCCCGGACCGCACGGAGTGATTGAAATTCGTTAGCCGATCGAGAAAAAGCTGGAGGCGCGGGAGCCGCACCGCGATCAAACTCTATAAACGACCCGTGGCATGGCGGAAGGATATTTCGACGGCTTCTTCCCACGAATTTCGATGATCTTGACGACCAGACACGGTGGTCCGGTTGGCCCCGGTCCAATCCGAGCCACGAAAAGAGGTTTCGCCCGGCAAGCCGAGGGCAAGCTCTCGTCTCTCTGCCGCTTCGAGTTTTAAGGccgagccgcggtcatcgccgATTCTTCGGCCGGTGAATACTTAACAGTTCTACCGTGGGGTTACGAAACCTTTCCCTGCGTCTCCTGGTCATTGACCATGGGTCTCACGAAAAATCGCCATCGTGATATACTCGCTCGCGTCACCTCGAGCATGAGTAATAATCGTCTTACACACTGgccggcggcctccttctgtcCGGCCGATTGATTCATGTTCAGTTTTTCGGGTCTTCTGGATCGAGCTACGCTGCTACCATTCATACTTCTTCCCTTTTTCTACACCTTAAggggccggtctccgtagattcacgataaggtagagcgactacattaccgtcaaaaatagttttacgtgattcaagttttcgtccttacataAGAGTATTTTgccgctggtaaagggctcgttcgaaagagaaaggttcaatctagtgcgcgctggtcaggagctgccgagattatgcagatatttggtaatataagcgttcgaagt encodes:
- the LOC143357237 gene encoding uncharacterized protein LOC143357237 isoform X2, with product MSIAVATAAGQAGGEMVGGSGSVMTAPLSGATEAGNAVPERAATASSSSPASSVVSNPPNIPNVVEYHLKVKPGQTQRACQLDNSPRSQTTDEMKKEKSPVSSTDKKKDLVSRLSRLSIDNNVFEGSTDLPQVFQVKYLGSHDARGLWGIKHTRRPVDNMVAAAKALPTNTMLPLIKLVVSQEGVALLPIEKRKQESNFSKMYAIETISYGVQDLVYTRVFSMIVVRETENFRRVSPFECHGFVCESKHHARQLTYALATAFEIYSRTVKAQDKMAEMAGNTAKKRFAIDLRSPEEMEAELAMDSEA
- the LOC143358891 gene encoding U-scoloptoxin(01)-Er1a, which produces MTIPKSLLIVSLLGLFAVVLTLPQPPKSRRPAPEFKNKTGGLELPDNATLIRENIVDNFSCQDRIYGYYADMENDCQVFHVCKPQVRGSTRWSFICPAETVFNQATFVCTRTENSIPCEESESFYSLNEAIGKESEEEENDTDQATKESDSVEPISSKPPSRTSRILNRKQLARRQ
- the LOC143357237 gene encoding uncharacterized protein LOC143357237 isoform X1, translating into MEDEDFGFTERDKAILDKVLVSSKATVEHGLSSTAAGGEMVGGSGSVMTAPLSGATEAGNAVPERAATASSSSPASSVVSNPPNIPNVVEYHLKVKPGQTQRACQLDNSPRSQTTDEMKKEKSPVSSTDKKKDLVSRLSRLSIDNNVFEGSTDLPQVFQVKYLGSHDARGLWGIKHTRRPVDNMVAAAKALPTNTMLPLIKLVVSQEGVALLPIEKRKQESNFSKMYAIETISYGVQDLVYTRVFSMIVVRETENFRRVSPFECHGFVCESKHHARQLTYALATAFEIYSRTVKAQDKMAEMAGNTAKKRFAIDLRSPEEMEAELAMDSEA